Below is a genomic region from bacterium.
TTGCCGTCCATCCGATAAATATCTCCCAAAAGGGCATAAGCCGAAGCGTTGCGGGGCTGGCGCTGGGTAACGATATAAGCTTTGTCCATTGCTTCACGAAATCGATTTTGTGTGAATGCCCTTTCGGCCTGCAGCATTATCTGCTTGATTTCATCACTTGTTGTCGTTTGCTTTGGACGAGGTTGAGGCCTACTTGCGGTTTGCGTTGGCTTCGGCTTCTCTTGTGTCGGTGGATTCGGCGGCGTTTTAGGTTTAGGCGAAGCTGGTTTTGGTTGCTGTGAGAAGCCAAGAACCGCATCGTAATTATTTCGCCGATCCGGATCGCTAAGCACTTCATAGGCTTCATTAATGCGTTGAAACCGGCGAGTAGAA
It encodes:
- a CDS encoding DnaJ domain-containing protein, producing the protein MAKQNHYLVLGVGQKATAEEIRRRYRQLARRYHPDVNKSPDSTRRFQRINEAYEVLSDPDRRNNYDAVLGFSQQPKPASPKPKTPPNPPTQEKPKPTQTASRPQPRPKQTTTSDEIKQIMLQAERAFTQNRFREAMDKAYIVTQRQPRNASAYALLGDIYRMDG